GCTCGTTGATATGGTGATATCCCAGCGCATCACCGCAGGTCTTCTTCCCAATGAGATGTCGCTCTTTGCGGTCCAAAAGAAGAACTGAGTGTCCTTTCTTTGCAAGAGTATAAGCTGCTGTACAACCCGCAGTTCCCGCTCCAGCGACAATGACTTCGTAATCTGACATGTAGTATAACTCCGGTATTTTGAGGTGATTGTATCCGTTAGGATGACACGGCACCCCGGAAGAAGAAAGGCATTAAGGGTTACGCTTTATTCAGACTGCCACTTATGATA
Above is a window of Candidatus Lokiarchaeota archaeon DNA encoding:
- a CDS encoding FAD-dependent oxidoreductase; this encodes MSDYEVIVAGAGTAGCTAAYTLAKKGHSVLLLDRKERHLIGKKTCGDALGYHHINE